From the genome of Methanobrevibacter wolinii SH:
AGCTAAAAACTTAAATTGTGATTGTGTAAAATTAGATGTTGAATCATTTAAAAAGTCATTACCTAATTTTTATGCTAAATTTGGATTTAAACAAGATTCTTATAATTTTTTTAAATCTATTAATAGTTATAATCATAATTTTATTCTTACTATGATTGGAAAAGTTTGTATTTCACATTCATTTGGTCTTGATTATGGTTGTTATGGTATGAAGTTAAATTTAAAATGATTTTTAATTTTTTAATTATTTTTATTTATAAACTTAGGTTTTTTTAAATTAAAAATAAGTAATTTATTTAGAAATTGTTTTTTAATTAAATTAATGATTTCAATAATATAAAATAATATTTTTAAGAGTCAAATTTTATATTAATTTTATTAAGGATGATATTATGGAAAGAGTAGGTAATGTAGTTGCTATTATTGGTATGGATTTAGATTCTAATTCTTATATCTTTGATGATGTTATAGTAGATCCTGGAACTGGTCGTCATTTAGATTATTTCTTTGAAAATCTTAAAGAAGCTAATATAAAAATGGAAGATATTAATAAAATTGTAAATACTCATTGTCATTTTGATCATATGGGGGCAGATGAATATCTTCAAAAAGAATATGGGCTTGAAGTTTATATGCATGAACTTGATGCTGATGCAATTAAAAGATTAGATGGTGAAGAAACAGTTGCAAGTCACTTTGGATCTAAGGTTCCAGATATTGATGTAAATATAATTCATGAAAAAGATAAATTTAATGATTTTGAAGTTATTCATACTCCAGGTCACACTCATGGAGGTATATGTTTATATGATAGTAAATCATTAATTACTGGGGACACTGTATTTTCTGATGGTAGTTTTGGAAGAAGTGATTTTAAAACAGGTAGTACTGATGATATGAAAAATTCACTTAATAGACTTGCTAAATTAGATGTTGAAAATGTTTTTACTGGACATGGTCCATATATAGTTGGAAATGGATCTAAATCTGTTAAATTATCTAGTGATAATGCAAATAAATGGTATTAATTGATTTTTTATTATTTTAATATTTAGTGATAATGTAAATAAAGGTATTAATTGATTTTTTATTATTTAAAATTAATAGAATTTAAATAATTCTATTTTTTTATATTGAAATTGATACGTGTTTTAGATAATTTAAATATTTATTAAAATTTTATTGTGTTTTTTGTTTTAGTTATATTTTTTTGATTTTTTAATTAACTTTAAGATTTTACTAAATTTTATAAAATAGTAATTACATATTTTTTGATTTTTTAATTAACTTTAAGATTTTACTAAATTTTATAAAATAGTAATTACATATTTAATATTAATATATTTTTAAGAGTGGAATAATGGTTGGAAAGTTTTATACTATTGATGATTTTGATGTAGAGGGTAAGACAGTACTTTTAAGGATTGATATTAATTCACCAGTAGATCCAAACACTGGTTCTATTTTAGATGATACTCGTATGAAATTGCATTCTAAGACAATTTTAGAACTTGCAAGAAAAGGAGCTAGGGTAATAATTTTAGCTCATCAATCACGTCCAGGTAAAAAGGATTTTACTACTTTAAGACAACATTCTGATGTTTTAAGTAGGTTGCTTAGAAGAAAAGTTAAATATGTTGATAGTATATTTTCAACTCCTGCTAAACTTGCAATTAATAATTTACGTCCTGGTGAAGTACTTCTTCTTGAGAATGTTAGATTTTTCTCAGAAGAATCATTAAAACGTCCAGTCGAACAACAAGCACAATCAATGATTGTACGTGAACTTTCACCATTAATTGATTATTTTGTTAATGATGCATTTGCAGCAGCTCATCGTGGACAAGTTTCACTTGTAGGTTTTACACTTGATACACCTTCTGCTGCTGGTCGTGTAATGGAGCATGAGTTACATATTATTCAATCTACATTAGATAATGTTAAATCTCCATGTGTATTTGCACTTGGTGGTATGAAAGCTGATGATTCTATTATGGTAGCTGAAAATGTTTGTGCAAATGGTACTGCAGATTATGTTTTAACTAGTGGTCTTGTTGCTAATATTTTCCTTGCAGCAGCAGGATATAATATTGGTAAACCAAATATGGATTTAATTAAATCTCAAGGTTATCTTGATATGATTGATAAATGTAAAGGTTTACTTGATAAATATTCTAATCAAATAATTTATCCTAAAGATGTAGCTGTTGAAATTGATGGTGAAAGAGTAGATGTAAGTATTGATGAAATTCCAGATTATCCAATTTATGATATTGGTAAAAATACTAGTGCAGAATATGCAAAATCTATTATGGATGCAAAAACAATATTTGCAAATGGTCCTGCAGGTGTATTTGAAAATCCATTATTCTCAATAGGTACTGAAGATATTATTAATGCAATTGCATCATCTAAAGGTTATTCTATTATTGGTGGTGGACATATTGGTGCTGCTACAGTAAATATGGGATATGAAAATAAAGTTAATCATGTAAGTAGTGGTGGTGGAGCTTGTATTAATTTACTTGCTGGTAAAAAATTAGATGCTGTTGAAGCATTAATTGATAATAAAAAAAGATTTGATAAAAAATTAAAAATTTAATTTTTATTTTTTTAGTAGGTTTTTTATTATTTTTTATATTTTTTGTTTTTTAGTACTGTTTTTTGTTGTTTTTGTATTTTTTCTGTTGTTTTTAGTAGGTTTTTTATTATTTTTGTATGTTTTTTATTGTTTTCCTGTTGCTTTTTTTAGTATATATTTTATTTCTGATTTTATTATTAAATTGAAATATTATTGAATTTATTTAGATTTATGTTAAAACTTAAAATTATTAATCAATTAAAATTTTTAAATTTAAAACTATATTTAATATAATTTTTGTTTTAGAATAAGTATGATTTTTATTGGGTATAAATAGTATTTTCTTTTAAAATAAGTATATGATTTTTATTTAGCTATAAATTTGTTTTAGAATAAGTATGATTTTTAGTTAGGTATAAAATATTTTATTTTTATAAAAAAAGTTAAGAGTTTAGTTAATTTTTTTAAACTCTTCAAGTAATTTTTCACTAGCTTCTTTTGGTTCTTCAGCATCCATAATAGCAGAAACTACGGATATTCCATCAGCATTTGTGCCTTTTAAATCTTTAACATTATCTATTTTGATTCCACCAATTGCAACTACAGGAATATTTACTGCTTCTTTGATTTTTTTAAATTCTTCAATGCTTACAGAATCTGCATCTTCTTTTGTACTTGTTGGGAAAACTGCTCCACAACCTATATAATCAGCACCGTCTTTTTCTGCTTTTTTAGCTTGTTCAACTGTTTGAGCAGATATTCCAAGTATTCTATCTGGTCCAAGTATATCTCTTGCTATTGACCCATCAATATCCTCTTGACCTACATGTGCACCATCTGCACCAAGACCTATTGCAATACTTAATCTATCATTGATTATAAGCGGAATATTATATTTGTCAGTTATTTCTTTAACTGCTTTTGCTTTTTCATAAAAAGGTATAAGATCAAGTTCTTTTTCACGAACTTGTACAATACTTACTCCACCTTTAATACTTTCTTCAATAATATCTAAGAATTCTTGATTTCTTTTATTTTTACTATTTGTTACAAGATATAAAGAATAATCAATATTTTCCATATTTGTCTATCTCCGTTTTAAAATTAATTAATAAAAAAATTTATTTTAAATGCTATTGAAATCTATTTATTTTAAAATTGAAATAAAATATATTTTTAATTTAATGATTTTATTATATAAATTCAATATATTTCTATTAGTATAAATATTAATATTAATTAATTGAAAATCTTGATTTTTTAAATTAAATTTAAAAATTTAATTTATTTATAATTTTAAGGTATTTAATTTAGCTTTACTTAAAATTTCTTCTTTATTTAATTTATATAATTCATCAATAAGTTGAGTTCTAAAACTACCTGTTCCAAGATTGTTTTCTTTACAGTAATTTCCAGCTATTTCTCCTGCAATTCCCATACTTAATCCAGCACTTATTGTAGCTATTAATTTATCTTCATTTGATCCAATAAATGCACCAAGTATTGAAGATAACATACATCCTGTTCCTGTTATTCTTGGCATCATGTCACTACCATTTTCTATTGTGTATGTGTTTTTTCCATTTGATATAATATCAATTGGACCACTTGCAAATATAATTGTATTAAGTTCTTTTGCTAATTCTTTAACGATTCTTCCATTTACTTTAATATTAGTACTAGATATAATATCTTCATCTGCTACATCTACACCTTTAACAATATTTTCAACATTTTCTAAAATTCCTACAAATTTAGCTATTGCTTTAATTTCAGACATGTTTGCACGTATTGCAGTAGGATGATAATCTCTAATAATTTTTAAACTTGTATCATTTCTAAGTGCACTAATTCCAATTCCTACAGGATCAAGAATTATTGGAGTTCCAATTTTATTTGCTTCATCTGCAGAAGTAAACATTCCTATAATTTGGTTTTTAGTTAAAGTACCAATATTTATTACAATAGAACTATCAATTCTAGCTATTTCTCTTTGTTCTGTTTCATCATTTGACATTAATGGTGATGCTCCAATTGCAAGAACTGCATTTGCACAATCATTAACTGTTACAATATTAGTGATACATTGTGTAAGTGGTGCTTTTGTTCTTAAATTTTCTAATGCTTCGCTACATTTATTAAGTATTTCATTATCCATATTTTAACCTCTTTTTAATTAATATATAAATTATATATTTAATGAATTAAATTTAGCCATTTTTTTAATAGTTTCATAATTTATTTTATATAATTCATCAATAAGATATGCTCTGAAGTTTCCAGTTCCAAGATTGTTTTCTTTACAGTAATTTCCAGCTATTTCTCCTGCAATTGCCATAGTTAAAGCTGCAGTAACTACTCCTATTAATGGTTTGTTTGAACCAACAAATGCTGCTACTACTGCAGAAAGCATACATCCTGATCCTGTTATTCTTGGCATCATGTCGCTACCATTTTCTATAGTGTATATATTTTCCCCATCAGAGATTATATCAATTGGACCGCTAGCCATTACAATTGTATTAAGTTCTTTTGCTAGAGCTTTTACAATTTTACCATTTTTTTCAATATTCTCCTTAGAGATGATATCTTCATCTGCTACATCTACACCTTTTGCTATAGTTTCTTCATTAATAACTCCAATTAATCTAGCAATAGTTTTGATTTCAGACATATTGCCTCTAATTGCAGTAGGTTTATAATCTTTAATTATTTTTAATACAGTTTCATTTCTAAGATTACTTATTCCTACTCCTACAGGATCTAAAATAATTGGAACATTTACTTCATTTGCTTTTTTACAAGCTACAAACATTGCTTTTCTTTGGTCTTTACTTAATTTACCAATATTTATTTCAAGTGCTTTATCTATAACTACAACTTCTTCCTCTTCTTCTGCATCATCTGCCATCATAGGTGATCCACCTACTGCAAGAACTGCATTTGCACAGTCATTAGATGTAACTATATTCGTTATACATTGGGTTAATGGGCTTATATTTTTAATGTTTGAAAGTCCTTCTTTTGTTTGTTCTAGAATTTTTTCACTTGTAATCATATTATTCTCTTTAAATATTTTTTTATTTTAAAAAAATTTTGTGTCAAAAACTTAAAATTTAAATTTTATTTAATTTTTAATTTTAAATATTAACTTTATTTAAAATTTTTAATTAAATATATAATCATGATACATTTTTAAAAATAGATATTATCTAATTTAAAATTGTAATTTATAAGTATCTTGAAAACTTATTTATTTAAAAAATTTAAGTTTATTAAATCAATCTATTTTTAAAATTAAATAAGTGATTTTTAAATTATTTAATAAATTTTAACAAGAATTACTTATTATATTTATAATATAACATTTGTTAATTTTTATATTTATTCTATTCTATACTTTTTTTATAAAAATAATAATAACATTTATATATTAAATTGGATAAAAGTAGTTATGTTAGTATACCAATTATGCCTCGGTGGCTCAGTCGGTAGAGCGCCAGACTTGTAATCTGGTGGTCGGGGGTTCAATTCCCCCTCGGGGCTTTTAATATTATTTAAATTTTTTTAAATATTATTAAAATATTTGTTTAGTTTTTTACTATGTTAATATGTTATTTTTTTAATATCTAGTGAAAATTCATTTATGTTTTTTCTATTATTTGTTTAGAGAGAACTTTATTAATGTATTTTTATTAAATATAATAAAAATTTAATAAATTTTATAGTAAAAACGAAATATTTATATATGACTTTAATCTAAAGTATTAGATAGTTATATTGTTTATATAATTTCATATGGGACCGTAGGGTAGCTTGGTCGATCCTTTGGGCTTTGGGAGCCTGAGACTCCGGTTCAAATCCGGGCGGTCCCACTGTCCCGCCTTAGCTCAATTTGGCAGAGCGTTGGACTGTAGATCCAAATGTTGCTGGTTCAAGTCCGGCAGGCGGGATTTAATATTTTAAATTTATCATATTTGTGTATTTTTCATTTTTTTATAGTGAAATATGCAAACATTTATATACTATGATGATTAAAGTATTAATAGTTGCATATTATAGAGTTTAATATGTTAATTTTATTTAGTTACTGTGCCTTGGTGGTGTAGGGGCTATCATGTGGGCCTGTCGAGCCCGCGACTCGGGTTCAAATCCCGGCCAAGGCGCTTTTCTAAAAGTGAATTAACTTTAATTCTTAATTTTACAAAAGCTTTATATAGTATGCTAACATAAATAAATATTGGAAACTATCCAAAATTTAAATGTATTTGTGAGGGCTCGTAGCTCAGTCTGGCAGAGCGCTTGGCTTTTAACCAAGCGGCCGCGGGTTCAATTCCCGTCGGGCCCGTTTTCTAGTTTTTTTATATTTTTATTTTATGAGTTTTTCAATAATTTTTTATCGATTTTTCATATTTGGAGGAAATTAATTTGAAATTGGATATCCAAAAACATGATTTAGTTCCTAAACATGAGATTTTAAGTGAAAAAGAAAAAGAAGAATTTATAGAAAATTTAGAATATGATGAAGAAAACCTTCCAAAAATTTTATTAAAAGATCCTGTTGTTAAAGAAATAGGTGCTAAAGAAGGAGACATTCTTAGAATTACTCGTGAAAGTAAAACTGCTGGAATGTTTGTAACTTACAGATTAGTTGTAGACAGAGATTCTGATTAGATACTGATATTATTAAATAGTTTAATCATAAAATATATTTTAGTAAATAAAATTTAAGTATTTTAGTCATTGCTTTTTTTTAATTATTAATTTCTGCACATCTGATTATGTAATTCTTAAATTTAATTTAGTTTTAGTATATTCTGTATGTTTACTACTTTTTTATAGTAGTACTAGAAATTGACTAGTGTACTATTTTTTTTTACTAATTATAATTATTAAAGTATATGCTCTTTATTTTAGATTATTGATTATTCTTATTTTATTAAATATTTACTTATGTATCCATTTTTATTGTATTGTAAATTTTTTTAAAAAGTATTGGAGGAAGTTCATGACAAAAGAGACATGGGCATTAGTAGATTCATTTTTTGATGAATATAATTTAGTAGACCATCATATTAAATCATATAATGATTTTGTAGAAAACCGTATTCAAAAAATTATAGATATTACTGATCCTATTAGTTTAGAAAAAGGTAAATATACTGTACGTACTGGTAAATTACATATTGAACCACCTTTTACTAAAGAAGCAGATGGTTCTAAAAGTGAAATTTATCCTACTGAAGCTAGACTTAGAAATTTAAACTATTCTGCTCACATGTATTTACAAATGGCATTAGATGTTGAAGGCGAACCTGAAGCTGAATTTGAGGATGTTTATATTGGTGAATTACCAGTTATGCTTAAATCAAATATTTGTCATTTAAATGGTTTAAGTGATGAAGAATTAAAAGATATTGGTGAAGATCCTCAAGATCCTGGAGGATATTTCATTGTAAATGGTTCTGAAAGAGCAGTAGTTACAATGGAAGAAATTGCACCAAATAAAATAATATTAGAAAGAATAGGAAATATTGAAGATAGACGTGCTAAAGCTGTTGTTACTTCTATTAAAAGTGGTTTTAGAGCAAGAATTAACTTAGAATATAAAAAACCTCGTAAAAAAGGCGTATTTTTAAGAATTTCTTTCCCTTATGTTCCTGGTGAAATTCCTCTTGTTATTCTTTTACGTGCTTTAGGTCTTTCTACTGATCAAGAAATTATTAAAGCTATATCTAAAGATGATTTTAACTTCCAAATGATGATTGCAGATGATATTCAAGTATCTGAACCATCATTAAAACTTGATCCTAATGAAATGACTGATTTAACTAAAGAAGAAAGAAGGGATTATTTAAGTCAACAAGCTCTTAAATTTATTGGTAATCGTGTAGCTAAAGGAATGGGTGAAGATTATCGTATCAAACGTGCAAAAGATGTTATTGATAGGTATTTATTACCTCATATGGG
Proteins encoded in this window:
- the thiM gene encoding hydroxyethylthiazole kinase, encoding MITSEKILEQTKEGLSNIKNISPLTQCITNIVTSNDCANAVLAVGGSPMMADDAEEEEEVVVIDKALEINIGKLSKDQRKAMFVACKKANEVNVPIILDPVGVGISNLRNETVLKIIKDYKPTAIRGNMSEIKTIARLIGVINEETIAKGVDVADEDIISKENIEKNGKIVKALAKELNTIVMASGPIDIISDGENIYTIENGSDMMPRITGSGCMLSAVVAAFVGSNKPLIGVVTAALTMAIAGEIAGNYCKENNLGTGNFRAYLIDELYKINYETIKKMAKFNSLNI
- the thiE gene encoding thiamine phosphate synthase — translated: MENIDYSLYLVTNSKNKRNQEFLDIIEESIKGGVSIVQVREKELDLIPFYEKAKAVKEITDKYNIPLIINDRLSIAIGLGADGAHVGQEDIDGSIARDILGPDRILGISAQTVEQAKKAEKDGADYIGCGAVFPTSTKEDADSVSIEEFKKIKEAVNIPVVAIGGIKIDNVKDLKGTNADGISVVSAIMDAEEPKEASEKLLEEFKKIN
- the thiM gene encoding hydroxyethylthiazole kinase, translated to MDNEILNKCSEALENLRTKAPLTQCITNIVTVNDCANAVLAIGASPLMSNDETEQREIARIDSSIVINIGTLTKNQIIGMFTSADEANKIGTPIILDPVGIGISALRNDTSLKIIRDYHPTAIRANMSEIKAIAKFVGILENVENIVKGVDVADEDIISSTNIKVNGRIVKELAKELNTIIFASGPIDIISNGKNTYTIENGSDMMPRITGTGCMLSSILGAFIGSNEDKLIATISAGLSMGIAGEIAGNYCKENNLGTGSFRTQLIDELYKLNKEEILSKAKLNTLKL
- a CDS encoding DNA-directed RNA polymerase subunit B'', with the protein product MTKETWALVDSFFDEYNLVDHHIKSYNDFVENRIQKIIDITDPISLEKGKYTVRTGKLHIEPPFTKEADGSKSEIYPTEARLRNLNYSAHMYLQMALDVEGEPEAEFEDVYIGELPVMLKSNICHLNGLSDEELKDIGEDPQDPGGYFIVNGSERAVVTMEEIAPNKIILERIGNIEDRRAKAVVTSIKSGFRARINLEYKKPRKKGVFLRISFPYVPGEIPLVILLRALGLSTDQEIIKAISKDDFNFQMMIADDIQVSEPSLKLDPNEMTDLTKEERRDYLSQQALKFIGNRVAKGMGEDYRIKRAKDVIDRYLLPHMGTEPEKRHDKAIYLAEMTEMLLQVIEGQREPHDKDHYTNKRLRVSGDLMEDLFRVAFTSLTRDMSYQLERSISRGKELSIKQAVRSDVLTENIKHAIATGNWVGGRAGVSQLLDRTSYMGTLSHLRRVVSPLTRSQPHFEARDLHPTQFGKICPNETPEGPNCGLVKNLALMCKISEGSDTQEIVDVIKSMGVLKESQ
- a CDS encoding DNA-directed RNA polymerase subunit H; the protein is MKLDIQKHDLVPKHEILSEKEKEEFIENLEYDEENLPKILLKDPVVKEIGAKEGDILRITRESKTAGMFVTYRLVVDRDSD
- a CDS encoding MBL fold metallo-hydrolase, whose protein sequence is MERVGNVVAIIGMDLDSNSYIFDDVIVDPGTGRHLDYFFENLKEANIKMEDINKIVNTHCHFDHMGADEYLQKEYGLEVYMHELDADAIKRLDGEETVASHFGSKVPDIDVNIIHEKDKFNDFEVIHTPGHTHGGICLYDSKSLITGDTVFSDGSFGRSDFKTGSTDDMKNSLNRLAKLDVENVFTGHGPYIVGNGSKSVKLSSDNANKWY
- a CDS encoding phosphoglycerate kinase, encoding MMVGKFYTIDDFDVEGKTVLLRIDINSPVDPNTGSILDDTRMKLHSKTILELARKGARVIILAHQSRPGKKDFTTLRQHSDVLSRLLRRKVKYVDSIFSTPAKLAINNLRPGEVLLLENVRFFSEESLKRPVEQQAQSMIVRELSPLIDYFVNDAFAAAHRGQVSLVGFTLDTPSAAGRVMEHELHIIQSTLDNVKSPCVFALGGMKADDSIMVAENVCANGTADYVLTSGLVANIFLAAAGYNIGKPNMDLIKSQGYLDMIDKCKGLLDKYSNQIIYPKDVAVEIDGERVDVSIDEIPDYPIYDIGKNTSAEYAKSIMDAKTIFANGPAGVFENPLFSIGTEDIINAIASSKGYSIIGGGHIGAATVNMGYENKVNHVSSGGGACINLLAGKKLDAVEALIDNKKRFDKKLKI